The following coding sequences are from one Rutidosis leptorrhynchoides isolate AG116_Rl617_1_P2 chromosome 11, CSIRO_AGI_Rlap_v1, whole genome shotgun sequence window:
- the LOC139877806 gene encoding aspartic proteinase 36-like: protein MWAYFLAGNSLIVAVVVTLFTVLLQTVFVVSEFPASLTVERSFPVNHVFELNELKNRDSFRHPRILQELQPQQQSSVASVVDFPVQGTYDPYRVGLYFTRVQLGTPAKEYYVQIDTGSDVLWVSCNSCDGCPKSSGLQIPIHFYDPSSSSTASTIACSDQRCSVGTQSSDSGCSNNRCSYTFSYGDGSGTSGYYVSDQIHLDTIVQDSSSSNASASIVFGCSTSQTGDLTKSERAVDGILGFGQKGLSVIAQLSSQGVSPDSFSHCLVGNGAGGGILVLGQIIEPNMVYTPLIPSQPHYNLNLLSISVNGQTLSIDPSMFATSDSRGGTIIDSGTTLAYLAEEAYDPFVKAITQSVSQTVQSIISKGNQCYLVTSSTPEMFPTVSLNFAGGASMVLRPEDYLLQQNSLGGAAVWCIGFQKIRGQGITILGDLVLKDRIVVYDLGGQRIGWANYDCTSSVNVSTSSTGGRSEYVNAGQIGGGNSLQNNGCKLIFVVVAFMLQLRILGGFHS from the exons ATGTGGGCTTATTTTCTTGCCGGAAATTCATTAATTGTAGCCGTAGTTGTTACTCTGTTTACTGTTTTACTTCAAACAGTGTTTGTTGTTTCTGAATTTCCGGCGAGTTTAACGGTGGAGAGAAGTTTTCCGGTGAACCatgtttttgaattgaatgaactgAAAAATAGAGACAGTTTTAGACACCCTAGAATCTTACAGGAACTGCAGCCACAACAACAATCTTCTGTAGCAAGCGTTGTTGATTTCCCTGTTCAAGGGACTTATGATCCTTATCGTGTTGG GCTTTATTTTACACGGGTTCAATTGGGTACACCAGCGAAGGAATATTATGTACAAATCGATACCGGAAGTGATGTTTTATGGGTCAGTTGCAACTCATGCGACGGTTGTCCTAAATCGAGTGGACTACAA ATTCCAATTCATTTTTATGATCCGTCAAGCTCATCAACAGCTTCGACGATCGCTTGTTCAGACCAACGATGTTCCGTAGGAACACAATCGTCTGATTCTGGTTGTTCGAATAATCGATGTAGttacacatttagttatggtgatggTAGTGGAACATCAGGTTATTATGTATCTGATCAAATTCATTTAGATACAATTGTTCAAGATTCATCATCATCAAATGCTTCTGCATCTATTGTATTTGG TTGTAGCACGAGTCAAACTGGGGACTTGACCAAGTCTGAAAGAGCTGTTGATGGGATACTTGGGTTCGGGCAGAAAGGTTTATCGGTAATTGCACAACTTTCTTCACAAGGTGTATCCCCTGATTCGTTTTCGCATTGTCTTGTTGGAAACGGTGCGGGTGGTGGCATTTTGGTTCTGGGTCAGATAATCGAGCCAAATATGGTTTATACTCCACTTATCCCGTCACA GCCTCATTACAATTTGAATCTGCTGAGTATATCTGTGAATGGGCAAACATTGTCCATTGACCCATCAATGTTCGCCACGTCAGACAGCCGAGGAGGAACCATAATTGATTCTGGAACTACACTTGCGTACCTTGCAGAGGAGGCATATGATCCGTTTGTAAAAGCt ATTACACAGTCCGTCTCGCAAACTGTCCAGTCTATTATATCAAAGGGAAACCAGTGTTATCTAGTTACCTCgag TACACCTGAGATGTTTCCTACGGTAAGCTTGAATTTCGCTGGTGGTGCTTCAATGGTTTTAAGACCCGAGGACTATCTACTGCAGCAGAACTCACTG GGTGGAGCTGCAGTGTGGTGTATTGGCTTTCAGAAAATTCGAGGTCAAGGAATAACTATTTTAGGAG ATCTTGTTCTAAAAGACAGGATTGTTGTTTATGATCTTGGCGGTCAACGGATCGGTTGGGCGAATTATGACT GTACGTCGTCTGTAAATGTGTCAACGAGCTCAACTGGTGGCAGAAGTGAATACGTGAATGCTGGTCAGATTGGTGGTGGCAATTCGTTGCAAAATAACGGTTGCAAGTTGATTTTTGTTGTTGTCGCTTTCATGCTACAGTTACGCATACTTggtggttttcatagttaa
- the LOC139877807 gene encoding protein argonaute 10-like, giving the protein MDQGTVVDTKICHPTEFDFYLCSHAGIKGTSRPTHYHVLYDENKFSADGLQMLTNSLCYTYARCTRSVSIVPPAYYAHLAAFRARYYVAAGDLSDSDTTQGQRATRDRVGEVKPLPVIHENVKSVMFFC; this is encoded by the exons ATGGACCAAG GAACTGTTGTTGACACGAAAATTTGTCACCCTACAGAATTCGATTTTTATCTGTGTAGCCATGCTGGTATAAAG GGAACTAGTCGTCCCACACATTATCATGTGTTGTATGACGAGAACAAATTCAGTGCTGATGGTTTACAAATGCTAACCAACAGTCTATGCTACAC GTATGCAAGGTGTACAAGATCCGTTTCCATAG TTCCTCCAGCGTACTATGCACATTTAGCTGCATTTCGTGCTCGTTATTACGTGGCAGCTGGAGATTTATCAGATAGTGATACAACACAAGGGCAGAGAGCAACTAGGGACCGTGTTGGTGAAGTTAAGCCGCTTCCAGTCATACATGAAAATGTGAAAAGTGTGATGTTCTTCTGTTAA